Proteins encoded by one window of Sorangium aterium:
- a CDS encoding SDR family oxidoreductase produces the protein MNLEDQHVVVIGGSSGIGLGVARACLERGASLTLVSRSRERLARAAAELGEPRRVRTFAADATQEAEMQSLFDEHPPARHVVVTAVEGHYQPIRALDIAAARRVIDSKLVAALHVAKHARIEPGGSLTFTAGIAAERPGPSGAVVAAVNGALMALARALAVELAPVRVNALSPGWVDTPVWDSLAGGAKQERFEQHARRLPVGRVGAPADIAHAALFLMGNGFTTGEVLRVDGGHRLV, from the coding sequence ATGAACCTTGAAGATCAGCATGTGGTCGTCATCGGCGGCTCGTCGGGCATCGGCCTCGGCGTGGCCAGGGCCTGCCTCGAGCGCGGCGCGTCGCTGACGCTCGTGAGCCGCTCGCGCGAGCGCCTCGCGCGCGCCGCGGCCGAGCTCGGCGAGCCACGCCGGGTGCGCACCTTCGCGGCCGACGCGACGCAGGAGGCCGAGATGCAGAGTCTGTTCGACGAACATCCGCCGGCGCGCCATGTGGTGGTGACGGCGGTGGAGGGGCATTATCAGCCGATTCGCGCGCTGGACATCGCCGCGGCGCGCCGCGTGATCGACTCGAAGCTCGTGGCGGCCCTCCACGTCGCCAAGCACGCGCGGATCGAGCCGGGCGGCTCGCTCACGTTCACGGCGGGGATCGCGGCGGAGCGGCCGGGGCCCAGCGGGGCGGTCGTGGCCGCGGTGAACGGGGCGCTCATGGCGCTCGCGCGCGCCCTGGCCGTGGAGCTCGCGCCGGTGCGCGTGAACGCGCTGTCGCCGGGCTGGGTCGACACGCCGGTCTGGGACTCCCTCGCGGGCGGCGCCAAGCAGGAGCGCTTCGAGCAGCACGCGCGCCGCCTCCCCGTCGGCCGTGTCGGCGCGCCCGCGGACATCGCCCACGCCGCGCTCTTCCTCATGGGGAACGGGTTCACCACCGGCGAGGTGCTGCGCGTCGACGGGGGACACCGCCTCGTCTGA
- a CDS encoding class I SAM-dependent methyltransferase, protein MTNRVEPLNFSDEARWTALAASYERWAEPLTAGFARAALSLAGGIGHGVRVLDVAAGTGALTLAAAEAGARVLATDISRGMSARLRERLQPFAGSEARVMDGQALEVEDGTFDVSCSVFGVMMFPDWRRGMAELVRATRPGGRIIVATWSSPEGAGPAPLFLQAYRRTFPDAPIHPPPQGMTVLCSPEGLKAEMLGAGCGEVAVHAVEGAWGGASVDQLMEDLDEILRFMPLYVALDGDGRARLRGPLRAVIEPFAEPGGAVRVPVTANIAIGRKPG, encoded by the coding sequence ATGACCAACCGCGTTGAACCACTCAACTTCAGCGATGAAGCGCGCTGGACCGCCCTGGCGGCCAGCTACGAGCGCTGGGCCGAGCCGTTGACGGCGGGCTTCGCGCGCGCGGCGCTGTCGCTCGCGGGCGGGATCGGGCACGGCGTGCGCGTGCTCGACGTCGCCGCAGGGACGGGCGCCCTGACCTTGGCCGCGGCCGAGGCGGGCGCGCGCGTGCTCGCGACAGACATCTCGCGCGGCATGTCGGCGCGCCTGCGCGAGCGATTGCAGCCCTTCGCAGGGAGCGAGGCGCGGGTGATGGACGGGCAGGCGCTGGAGGTCGAGGACGGGACCTTCGACGTGAGCTGCTCCGTCTTCGGCGTCATGATGTTTCCCGACTGGCGCCGCGGCATGGCCGAGCTCGTCCGCGCGACCCGGCCCGGGGGCCGGATCATCGTGGCGACCTGGTCGAGCCCGGAGGGGGCAGGCCCGGCGCCGCTCTTCCTGCAGGCCTATCGCCGCACCTTCCCGGACGCGCCGATCCATCCGCCGCCCCAGGGCATGACCGTGCTGTGCTCGCCGGAGGGCCTGAAGGCCGAGATGCTCGGGGCCGGGTGCGGCGAGGTCGCCGTGCACGCGGTCGAGGGCGCATGGGGCGGAGCTTCGGTGGACCAGCTCATGGAGGATCTCGACGAGATCCTGCGCTTCATGCCCCTCTACGTCGCGCTGGACGGCGATGGGCGCGCTCGGCTGCGCGGCCCGCTGCGCGCCGTCATCGAGCCCTTCGCCGAACCAGGCGGGGCCGTGCGTGTCCCGGTGACGGCGAACATCGCGATCGGCCGCAAACCCGGCTGA
- a CDS encoding fibro-slime domain-containing protein, protein MYPRSFFLLTFAAAALACSSAPDESSGPTSGSGGSSGTPASSSGTPTSGVSSSTGDDFGTITGGNVTTGAGGGGGGDCKSVLDVTYRDFKETHPDFEMASFRGDEPRRQLIEPTLDGDRKPVFLDSVGCFAQLPAPLGCRDGVGTQKTITSEESFNQWYRDVPGVNMTFPKELALQESPPGSGQYVFDSADFFPLAPEEGFGITPPNNGKRQNFLFTTEIHLMFGYVAGQKFTFRGDDDIWIFINGKLALDLGSMHGPAESVIDFDAQAQDLGIFPGNSYAMDIFHAERHTDGSNFRIETNISCFVPVDIPL, encoded by the coding sequence ATGTACCCTCGTTCTTTCTTTCTTCTGACGTTCGCAGCCGCGGCCCTGGCGTGCTCTTCGGCGCCCGACGAGAGCAGCGGCCCCACCTCCGGATCCGGCGGCAGCAGCGGGACGCCCGCGAGCAGCAGCGGGACGCCGACGAGCGGCGTTAGCAGCTCGACCGGCGACGACTTCGGGACCATCACGGGGGGCAACGTGACCACCGGCGCCGGCGGCGGCGGCGGCGGCGATTGCAAGAGCGTCCTCGACGTCACCTATCGCGACTTCAAGGAGACGCACCCCGACTTCGAGATGGCCAGCTTCAGGGGCGACGAACCCCGTCGCCAGCTCATCGAGCCGACGCTCGACGGCGATCGGAAGCCGGTGTTCCTCGACTCGGTAGGCTGCTTCGCGCAGCTGCCGGCCCCGCTCGGCTGCAGGGACGGGGTCGGCACCCAGAAGACCATCACGAGCGAGGAAAGCTTCAACCAGTGGTACCGGGACGTGCCGGGCGTGAACATGACGTTCCCCAAGGAGCTCGCGCTCCAGGAGTCGCCGCCCGGATCGGGGCAGTACGTGTTCGACAGCGCGGATTTCTTCCCGCTGGCGCCGGAGGAGGGGTTCGGGATCACCCCGCCCAACAACGGCAAGAGACAGAACTTCCTCTTCACCACCGAGATCCACCTGATGTTCGGATACGTCGCCGGTCAGAAGTTCACCTTCCGGGGCGACGACGACATCTGGATCTTCATCAACGGCAAGCTCGCGCTCGACCTCGGCAGCATGCACGGGCCCGCGGAGAGCGTCATCGACTTCGATGCTCAGGCCCAGGATCTCGGCATCTTCCCGGGCAACAGCTACGCGATGGACATCTTCCACGCGGAGCGCCACACCGACGGATCGAACTTCCGCATCGAGACCAACATCTCCTGCTTCGTGCCCGTCGACATCCCCCTGTGA
- a CDS encoding glycoside hydrolase family 31 protein yields MHLTDASIGATHVLLSGARAAIEIRCPGPGVLRVRHAPSSAVTSFTHPELPPKRSFAVVAEGALPLSARREGDALHVSADDVSLEVSLTSGTWIFSDGQGRIQARCEAVSGEVRPAFPVDELRSRLSLAAPPGEAYLGFGEKVGPLDKRGLRFTFWNTDAFPPHVESDPLYASIPFFIALRGGVAWGLFLDEPWRSEVDIALDDPTRIEWESRGPELDVYLLAGPHPADVLRRYAALTGRPAMPPLWSLGAHQSRWGYETEDDVRGVVRGYRSRGLPLDVVHLDIDYMDAYRVWTWDRSRFPDPARLARELAAEGVRLVTIVDPGIKADEGYAVYEEARERDYLVRLPRGGPLVGEVWPDPAVFPDLTREEVQRWWGDLQKPFVDAGIAGIWNDMNEPACFSVRPDRGLPAPSGGRTAGLGPIEGSTLPDDARHGARRHLEVHNVYGLGMSRAAHEGLARHAPGRRPFVLTRAAFAGIQRYAAVWTGDFASNFTHLEASIPMLIGLGLSGVPFVGADIPGFTGRANGELLVRWMQAGLFYPLMRNHAARGRPAQEPWRFGEPYLGLARAALERRYRLLPTLYTLMHEAAETGIPVLRPLSFAAPDDPEALHASDQLLFGGDLLVAPVVRPGQSKRLAYLPAGAWMDFANLERAGSVDQGGRHVIADAPLGVVPVWLRAGGAVALTAPRMHTTSASWEEITWHVHAAERVSGRLVEDEGDGHGASRVTRLEGGLDGAAFALERSATGDLPLAREVEVIRVHGVPAPRSVVGARSHRAIDGGVEIEVAADWQRIELQLS; encoded by the coding sequence ATGCACCTCACCGACGCCTCGATCGGCGCGACTCACGTGCTCCTCTCCGGCGCCCGCGCCGCGATCGAGATCCGCTGTCCAGGCCCCGGCGTCCTGCGTGTGCGCCACGCCCCCTCGTCCGCCGTGACGAGCTTCACGCACCCCGAGCTGCCTCCCAAGCGCTCCTTCGCTGTGGTGGCCGAAGGCGCGTTGCCGCTCTCCGCCCGTCGCGAGGGCGACGCGCTCCACGTGAGCGCCGACGACGTCTCTCTCGAGGTATCGCTCACCTCGGGCACATGGATCTTCAGCGACGGACAGGGCCGCATCCAGGCGCGGTGCGAGGCGGTCTCCGGAGAGGTCCGGCCGGCGTTCCCCGTGGACGAGCTCCGCTCCCGGCTCTCGCTCGCGGCGCCGCCGGGCGAGGCCTACCTCGGGTTCGGCGAGAAGGTCGGCCCGCTCGACAAGCGCGGCCTGCGATTCACCTTCTGGAACACCGATGCTTTTCCGCCGCACGTGGAGTCCGACCCGCTCTACGCCTCGATTCCTTTCTTCATCGCCCTCCGCGGCGGGGTGGCCTGGGGCCTCTTCCTCGACGAGCCGTGGCGCTCGGAGGTCGATATCGCCCTCGACGATCCCACGCGCATCGAATGGGAGTCGCGGGGCCCCGAGCTCGACGTCTACCTCCTGGCCGGCCCGCACCCGGCCGACGTCCTGAGGCGCTACGCCGCGCTCACCGGGCGCCCGGCCATGCCGCCCCTCTGGAGCCTCGGGGCGCACCAGTCGCGCTGGGGCTACGAGACCGAGGACGACGTGCGCGGCGTCGTCCGCGGCTACCGATCGCGCGGCCTCCCGCTCGACGTTGTTCACCTCGATATCGATTACATGGATGCTTATCGGGTCTGGACCTGGGACCGCTCTCGCTTCCCCGACCCGGCGCGGCTCGCGCGCGAGCTCGCGGCCGAGGGCGTCAGGCTGGTGACGATCGTCGATCCGGGGATCAAGGCCGATGAGGGATATGCCGTCTACGAGGAGGCGAGAGAGAGAGACTACCTCGTCCGGCTGCCTCGCGGCGGCCCCCTCGTGGGAGAGGTCTGGCCCGACCCGGCGGTCTTCCCGGATCTCACACGCGAGGAGGTGCAGCGCTGGTGGGGCGATCTGCAGAAGCCCTTCGTCGACGCGGGCATCGCCGGCATCTGGAACGACATGAACGAGCCTGCGTGCTTCTCCGTCCGCCCGGACAGGGGCCTGCCGGCGCCGAGCGGCGGGCGCACCGCGGGCCTCGGCCCCATCGAGGGCAGCACGCTCCCCGACGACGCGCGCCACGGCGCCCGGCGCCACCTCGAGGTCCACAACGTCTACGGACTCGGCATGTCGCGCGCCGCCCACGAGGGCCTCGCGCGCCACGCGCCGGGGCGGCGCCCCTTCGTGCTGACGCGCGCCGCCTTCGCCGGCATCCAGCGCTACGCCGCTGTGTGGACGGGCGATTTCGCCAGCAACTTCACGCACCTGGAGGCGTCCATCCCGATGCTGATCGGCCTCGGCCTCTCGGGCGTGCCGTTCGTGGGCGCGGACATCCCGGGCTTCACGGGGCGCGCGAACGGCGAGCTGCTCGTGCGCTGGATGCAGGCGGGGCTGTTCTATCCGCTGATGCGCAACCACGCGGCGAGGGGCAGGCCGGCGCAGGAGCCCTGGCGCTTCGGCGAGCCGTACCTCGGCCTCGCGCGCGCGGCGCTCGAGCGGCGCTACCGGCTCCTGCCGACCCTGTACACGCTCATGCACGAGGCGGCGGAGACGGGGATACCCGTCCTGCGGCCGCTGTCCTTCGCGGCGCCGGACGACCCCGAGGCGCTCCACGCCTCCGATCAGCTCCTGTTCGGCGGCGATCTGCTCGTGGCGCCCGTGGTGCGGCCAGGGCAGTCGAAGCGGCTGGCGTACCTGCCCGCCGGCGCATGGATGGATTTCGCCAACCTGGAGCGCGCGGGGAGCGTGGATCAGGGCGGGCGCCACGTGATCGCCGATGCGCCGCTCGGCGTGGTCCCCGTGTGGCTGCGCGCCGGAGGCGCGGTGGCGCTCACCGCGCCTCGGATGCACACGACGAGCGCCAGCTGGGAGGAGATCACGTGGCACGTCCACGCGGCGGAGCGCGTGAGCGGCCGCCTAGTCGAGGACGAGGGCGACGGCCACGGCGCGTCGCGCGTCACGCGGCTCGAGGGCGGCCTCGACGGCGCCGCGTTCGCGCTCGAGCGCAGCGCGACGGGCGATCTGCCGCTGGCGCGCGAGGTGGAGGTTATCCGCGTCCACGGCGTGCCGGCGCCGCGCTCCGTGGTCGGGGCCAGGTCGCACCGCGCGATCGACGGGGGCGTCGAGATCGAGGTCGCGGCCGACTGGCAGCGGATCGAGCTCCAGCTGTCCTGA
- a CDS encoding LysR family transcriptional regulator, translating to MLHPMSGMISLEDVRLFAAVAHHLSFVEAARRMGVPTSTVSRRVAQLEEALGVRLLQRTSRRVGLTGEGARLIERAGPLLDELGSVLDRAADREDEPAGRLRVTAPVMTGAQRIAPALFSFAARHPRLSLELTLTNAVVPLVEEGIDLAFRAGPVQDADLVARRMWSLPYALAASPRLVQDALEGRSRLARASLGSVPAVLSHPGAAWRLRRRDGSIEEVRPRAKLCVNDPRVAITAAAQGLGVVCAPREVIEQQGKALVELTVTGRTVEPRELFAVYPSRRLLSTRVRLAIDWVMKHR from the coding sequence ATGCTCCATCCCATGAGCGGGATGATCTCCCTCGAGGACGTGCGGCTCTTCGCGGCCGTCGCTCACCACCTGAGCTTCGTGGAGGCCGCGCGGCGCATGGGGGTGCCCACGAGCACCGTGAGCCGCCGGGTGGCGCAGCTGGAGGAGGCGCTCGGGGTGCGGCTGCTCCAGCGCACCTCCCGCCGCGTCGGCCTCACCGGCGAGGGCGCGCGGCTGATCGAGCGCGCCGGGCCCCTGCTCGACGAGCTCGGCTCGGTGCTCGACAGGGCCGCGGATCGGGAGGACGAGCCCGCGGGCAGGCTCCGGGTGACGGCGCCCGTGATGACGGGCGCGCAGCGGATCGCGCCGGCGTTGTTCTCCTTCGCCGCCCGGCACCCGCGCCTGTCGCTGGAGCTCACGCTCACGAACGCGGTCGTCCCCCTTGTCGAGGAGGGCATCGACCTCGCCTTCCGCGCCGGGCCCGTTCAGGACGCCGACCTCGTGGCGCGGCGGATGTGGTCGCTCCCGTACGCGCTGGCCGCGTCGCCGCGCCTCGTGCAGGACGCGCTCGAGGGCCGTTCGCGGCTCGCGCGCGCGTCGCTCGGGTCCGTGCCCGCGGTCCTGAGCCACCCGGGCGCTGCGTGGCGCCTTCGCCGGCGGGACGGCTCCATCGAGGAGGTCCGGCCGCGCGCGAAGCTCTGCGTGAACGACCCGCGGGTGGCGATCACGGCCGCGGCGCAGGGGCTCGGCGTGGTCTGCGCCCCCCGCGAGGTGATCGAGCAGCAGGGCAAGGCGCTCGTCGAGCTCACGGTCACGGGGCGCACCGTCGAGCCCCGCGAGCTCTTCGCTGTGTACCCGTCACGGCGGCTGCTCTCCACGCGGGTGCGGCTGGCGATCGACTGGGTGATGAAGCACCGCTGA